CCTTGACTGAAGACGGATCAAAGCGTCACGACTTTGCATGCTGGCGAGTGTCAGCGTATCAACTCTTGGGGAACAACCGTTGCCGTGCGTCTGACGTGATCACGGTCACGGCGGGATGCGTCAGCCTGCGTTCGGGCGTGATCGCATAGAATTGCTGCTGGCATTCATCCGTTCGCCCAATCGTGCGAAAGCCAAACCGCGCGACGATTTCCTTCACGACCATCGTCGGCACGCACATAAAGCCCAAGTTGTGGAGGGCGAGGATGTTCACAAGGGCGGGGTCTTCGAACTCTCCGACCAGCCGGGGGCGAACACCTATCGCGTGAAACCATTTTTCCAGTGAGCGGCGTAACCCGCTGTTGGACATCGGCAATAATGCCGGCGCTCCATTCAGCGATTTAGGAAAGCCACGCCGGAGTTTCGCCGCTAGACGCGGCTCTGCGCAGAACGCTACGCCGCATTCACCCAGGAGATGATTGAACACATTTGCGTGGACGCCACTGGATGCCGGCTCGTCGGCAAGCACGAGATCGAGGCGATACGAGGACAATTCAACCAGCATGTCCGACACTTTGGTTTCCCAACAGGCAACTTGCACAGGTTGAGGAAG
The Candidatus Angelobacter sp. genome window above contains:
- a CDS encoding LysR family transcriptional regulator, which gives rise to MEFLNYHHLRYFCTVAKEGGLTKAAAKLHVSQSTISAQIQSLEGVLGEKLFRRAGRNVALTDVGQHVLTYAEEIFSIGQDLLNSVKQRPTSRPLRVRLGIADALPKLVTYKIIEPIFHLPQPVQVACWETKVSDMLVELSSYRLDLVLADEPASSGVHANVFNHLLGECGVAFCAEPRLAAKLRRGFPKSLNGAPALLPMSNSGLRRSLEKWFHAIGVRPRLVGEFEDPALVNILALHNLGFMCVPTMVVKEIVARFGFRTIGRTDECQQQFYAITPERRLTHPAVTVITSDARQRLFPKS